From the genome of Podarcis muralis chromosome 3, rPodMur119.hap1.1, whole genome shotgun sequence:
AACAGCACAAAAAGTCCAACTGGGCTGAAACTGTCTTTGCCACCCAAAATTCTAATTATTTAATGCAGACAACAGGACCACAAAGATTTATCACCTGTGCTACATGTGTGCCCAAGTATACCTAAAATAAGTGTTCTTGGAAAATCACAGTAGTGGTGCAATCTGGGAGTAAACCAACTCAACATAGTAGTTATGATTCAAAGTGGACCCGATGGTTTCCCACAACAGCCCCTCTCCTTCTGCTGGATTTTATGCTCCACCCCTAGAGCTGCTGCTGAGGTTGTGGGGTTCACCAGAGTTAATGCAGAAAATAGCTTTTCTGCTTAAGAGGCATTTGTTGCCCTGTGAGGAATTGCAGCTGGAAAGGAAAACAGGCAACATCCCCCTGCTCAATGCTGGGGGCATGCTGAGGCACTTTCAAAGAGCCTCAAGCTTAAATGGAATTTTGCTGGAAGGACTAACGCCCACGTAAACATGCATAGTATTGGAATGCAAAAGAGGTAAAATGAAGTGTGTGCATTTTACATAATAAAGCAAATTGCAAAAGCAGACCATAAGCATCAGTAGCAAAGTGTGGTAGTTACCCGAGCTGAAGCCGGCAAGTCCTGCAACTTCCCACTACTGGTTCCATGCAAAGATGCTACAGAAACACTGTTAGGTGTATGAGTCACTGAATCTTCATCATCAAAAGTTGTGCCTGTCCTATCTGATGGCCACACATCTTTTCTGGGATGAGGTTCCACCACCTGCTCATCTTCAAAAGCAGCCCACAAGCAGCTCTCTTTTTGCTCAGCCTcaaaagcattccactctgtagCTTGGTTACAACCAGCAGAACTGAAGGCTGAAAACTCATCAGAGTCTGGAAACCTTTTTACCCCTAAGCCAAAgtctccaaactcactgtcattTCCATTTTCCAATTCTGCAAGAGGCTGAACTGTCATGCTAGAACCAGCATCATCTGTGCAACATTCATCCTTGTTTGAAATCTCTTTTGATTGAGGAGTTCCCTTTGATGATCGCTGATGAACATCACTTCTATCTGTGAAGTCACCACATGCATTACTTCTTTTACTGATGTCTTCAGAAGGGCTTTGAAAGTGTTCTTGGCTGGCAGAAACTTGAGTAAAAGCAAGGGATCCATTGCTGACTGTGCCAAAGTCACCAAAATCATCTTCATTTAAACCACTGCATGATGCATGCCCAATGTCACTTTCACCATTCTTAACTATTTCAGAATCATATATGTTCTCTTCTGTAGGATGAGAGCCAAGACTTTGAACTCCACCTACATTAAGGCTTAATGTATCTGCATTATCATTGGTCCTTAAAAAGGTATGTTCTTTACTATTTCCAGTGTCAcactcctctcttcctccaataCTTTCAGTTGTGCCTACTGAATTCACAGTTGTGTGTATGGAAGAAGTAAAGGCATTGTGTTCTAGTGATGTGCAGTCCTCTTTAGCCTTGAAGTCTTCATTGTTCGCTAAATTAATTTTTGAAATGCAAATCTGTCCATATTCACAGCTTCGATCTGAAGTTTCTTTCTTCATAGATTCCCCCTCACCATTTATAATATTGCTTTCCTGTACACAAAACACTTCTTTTTCACTAGAATTTGTGCATATTTTATTTCCTGTTTCATCAACcaggcttgtttgtttatttgagaACGtggcaaagtctgcaaaatcctCTGCTGTGGTGGGTATAGACTCCAAACTTAATTCAGAGCTATTAGTGCTAATTATTTTTAATCCCTTTGAGTCACTGATACCATCTGTATCTTCAGCTTCCTGAGAATTTGCCGTGTCCAGTGCTGCAAACCCATTTGTTAGAACTTCTGGACATGGCTGTTTCTCACCATTACAGCTGTCTACTTGGTGGTCCTGACTTGGAACTTTCATATCAGTCCTAATAATTTCAGAGTATGACGACTCTAATTTTCCAGTTCTCTTAACTTCTTCTGCATAAATATCATCAAGTGAAGTACCCAAACTTCTACACTCACATTTTTCTTTGTTACTATCAAGAGGAAACTCTTTAACAGTAGTAAAAGCTATAATGCCATCTACACTGCCTGAGTAATCAGAGTTACATGAAGGTTTATGTTCTTCCTTTGAACTGGAGTAATCTGATGCAAAGTCAAAGGCTCCAGTACTTCCAGCATCGGAAAACCCACCAAAATCACCAAACTCATCTtcatcctcttcctctgctccattatctagtggtggtggtgatgaagaATACATTCGGATGATATCTGGTTCCATGGTTCAGTCTTTTATGAAGGTTACTTTGCACCTACAAGAAAAAAGGTGGAAATTACTTCAACATGCTGAGTTCAAAATGCTGTCAACTATAACAGAAGAGAAACCTGGAAACAATTTACTGTATTTTACAATATGCAATAAACACTTCACTTTAATTGTTCATCTTAACATCCAGTCTAAAGATGCTATTAAAAGAACATGCCTCTGCCCCAAATTTCCTATTGATGAACCACAAATTCCATTGGCATGTGACTTGCCCTAACTACATGGGACATAATTTATCAATTCACAGATAAGCCACCTACAATAGGTttcattcaatttttttatttataatattcAAAGACTTATGATACTACAGGTGGGTCAAAGTGTTGCATTATATTCCTGGTGTGTGCTGAATCCGTGGCTGAGAGGGTTGGGGGAAAACATAAGTTACCAACAAAGACACACTTGGGTCTTACTTCATGTGCCAAATGTTTGAAGACTAAAAATTGCAACCATTCTGCATGCAAGTTAATGGCACTTGTGGCTTCTGAATACAACTAACTGAGTGCTTGTTTTGATCTGGGAGGAAGCCTAAGGGGACAATTTAAGTAGACTGATCTTTACTGCAACCCAAGAGATAAGGGGTATTTTTGGTAGCCTCACATCTGACCAGCAGTATTACAGTGACTACTGagcgccgaagaatttatgcttttgaattatggtgctggaggagactcttgagagtcccatggactgcaagaagatcaaacataccaattcttaaggaaattagccctgagtgctcactggaaggacagatcctgaagctgaggctccaatactttggtcacctcatgagaagagaggactccctggaaaagaccctgatgttgggaaagtttgagggcacaaggagaaggggacaacagaagacgagatggttggacagtgttctcaaagctaagatgagtttaaccaaactgcgggaggcagtggaagacaggagtgcctggcgtgctctgttccatggggtcacgaagagtcggacacgactaaacaacaactactactactactacaagctATTATCTCTCAGTTCAGCCCTCCATCCTGCAATAGGGGTATAACAATCAAGTGTACTGCAAGTTGTTGTATACTAATATCTCAGCCCAACCTGCAACGACAGATAAAATTAAAGCTACAACAGATCCAAAGTGTTATCCACTATTAGCTTCAGTTCAACCTTTACTATGCAAAGATAATATATTTTCACTCAGTGAAGTTTATAGTTTTGCCACTGCCTTCCTTGTACACATGGGTGGTAGTGCTTTGCCTATAATGGCAGGCACGCTCCTGCTGAAGCTGGAAAAAGTCAAGATACATGCAACAGAAGCCCAGATTGTTTTTACTATTGCTGGAGCAGCACACATGGCTCGTACAGAAATAATGTTGGAGTACATGGTGTTAAAAATGAGAATTTTGTAAGAAAGTAAACAAGGCTGCCATATTGTTTTGCCCTAACCTGTTAAAGCAGAAGTTACTTAATTTTTATATTACAGTATACACATATCTGTTTCCTAACATTCCACCTTCCTCTCCCAGGTTCTTGTCACTGACTGTGCTTGCAAGTTAACAACAAGCCAGACCTTCTGGAGGATACCACAGCTGAAGCCCTTCCTTAGAAGTGTGCACTGACAACAATAGATCTGTGGTGTTACTTTTGACTATGAAGCCTAAAAAGTTTAGGCcccagtcatacctcgggttgaatatggagtgcgttacttccgggtttcgccgcttgcgcatgcgcagacgtgccgttaCTGGTTCagtttacctctagatgcaaacggggctccggaacggatcctgttcgtatctagaggtaccactgtataaacaaaagCAACTCGTTCCCCATGTCCTTCTTACTTAATAAGGTTACTATAACAGCAGTAAAAAATCATTGGTATACCTCATTCAGATAATGAAAACATGTAGAGCAAGAGttctcccttctcctgccaattaTGACAATTAGTGCAATATGTTGTCTGTACAAAGGATTTCTAGTGAGTATGCAGCACATTTCATTTCAAAGCATTTAATATACTTTCAATACTAGAGCCAATCCCTTGACAAATAAAATGTATACAAAGGACAAAGAAAAACTGTTTAAAATTCAAACCACCCTGGCCAGTTCTGCAAGTCACAATGACCCAGGACTCCTGAATGTTATAATTTTGTGTTCTCAGAAATGCTTTGCAACACTAGAGTTCTCTTGGAATTCACTGAGTTATGCTATTTAAACATGGTTAACTTGAATCTCTAGCCCCAAATATATTAATGTTAATCAGAGCTTCTTATTATTAATGACTTCATCCAATAATAATTCAACCTGCAGAAAATTTCATATACTAAGTCAGCAAAAGATGCATCTATAATAGAGCTAAAGCAAACTCACAACTTAAAGTAAACCCCACATCTTTTTCTACTTGTTCAAATGTTTTCCTTACAGGAGTTATGCAATAAGCATTACAATTACTCATAACAACAAAAGTGCCTGTCTTTGAAGTGAAAGCTACTTGTAAACAAGTTTACTCATATGCCTTCAAAAGCCAAGAGCTAAACATGATCACAAGCGaaattcttctccccaccccccaccccccttcatccCTACCCTCATCTCAATACTATAATAGACTTCTTGGATTTTGGAATACACTtctttttatataataatttttattggtttttactttttttcaAACACAACATTATTATGTAACACCATAAACATTTGGCTACATAAGCCTgagacacacccccccccccacgggaaTGGTTTTCAAACTTATTTTCTAATCCTGCATTTAAttgtcttttattattattaaatctacTTTTATTTAAAGTATTAATTAAACCAATcttaataataaatgataatttatccttacaaaacttcttgtaacccTACTAACGATGTCAATTGTTGACAGCTGTCTTTCAAATACAGCATAAATTTATCCCAGTCTTTCAGGAaagtctggtcctgctggttctgaattttcccagtcaattttgccaatttggcatagtccaataatttcatctgccactcttctttggttggtaattcttcttgcttccatcctTGGGCTAATAGTATTctcgctgcagttgttgcatataaaaacaatgttttatCCTGCTTACAAATTTCTCTTCCTATGATACCTCATAGAAAGGCTTCCTTTTtttgtaaatgtatatttcaacatttttaaaagttcattatATAGCATTTCCCAAAACGCCTTTACTTTCTTACaagcccaccacatatgataaaaggtaccttctttttctttacatttccaacattatttgttctatacatttttgctaattttactggcattatataccatctgtacatcattttcattacattttctttaagCAAACTCAGGCCGTAAAATTTATTCCCTCTTTCCATAATCTTACCCAATCTTCtaactgtatattataaccaatatcttttgcccaatgaatcataacagatttaacctcttcatcttttacaTGCCAATCCAGAAGTagcttatacatctttgacaataCTTTTACTTTATTAGTCAATAAATCTAATTCAAACCTGGATATTGTATATTcaaatccatttttctttttgtcctctctaaacatttcatttatttgacgataatgcaaccaatcatttaccaatttttttatttcctcacATGGTCTTAATTTCCACTGATTATCTCTTTCAATCAGCAAATCACCATAAGTGGCCGCTTCCCccccatatttaacttttttacaGTTGTAGCCTCTAACGGggacagccaccatggtgttttgcATTCTAATAAATTCATATCTATTCCACAACTCATATAGTGATTTTTGAATTATGTGGTTCAGAATTGGAATACACTTCTAGCATACATGTAGCCTGCTTATATGACCCACTTGAATTAACAGGTCAAGTTATAAATTTAATTTGCttactatatttttatatttctacTTATaaagtatgggacgcgggtggcactgtgggtaaaagcctcagcgcctagggcttgccaatcgaaaggtcggcggttcgaatccccgtggcagggtgcgctcccgttgctcggtcccagcgcctgccaacctagcagttcgaaagcacccccgggtgcaagtagataaatagggaccacttactagcgggaaggtaaacggcgtttccgtgtgcggctctggctcgccagagcagcgatgtcacgctggccacgtgacccggaagtgtctccggacagcgttggcccccggcctatagagtgagatgggtgcacaaccctagagtctgtcaagactggcccgtacgggcaggggtacctttgcctttttacTTATAAAGTACTGGGAGCTGCCAGATTCAGAACCTTAGTGTATGAGCAGCAAGCTTCCACTCTGAAAGCTCACACTCTcaaagacatagaatcataggctTGCAGAGCTTGTAGACTGCAAGGGTCTTCTGGCCCTGCCAGGaaaggatcttttgcccaacatggggcttgaaaccACGACCCAGTTCCATAGTTCAGACAACTATGGAAACATAAGTTTGAGCACAACTACATCTTCAGTGTTTTTAAAGAAACTATATTAAATGTTTCTACTTTGGGGAAGGGCGGGGAGTTAGAACAGGAGAAGCAGCTGTTGCTATGGTTTAAGCGTTGAACTAAACCAGGTTTCTGGCAGCttcacatttttcttcttaatgaAAGGTAATGGAATTTGTCCTTGACTATTCAACCTCTAAATTGTTGCTcgggcatatttatttatttagccatttCACATGAAAACTGCACATAACTACCAGAAACAATCCTTATCTCTCTAAAGcattaaaatgtttttcttctggACAGCTCTCATTTCTTCACACTCAATAATAAATGGAAATAGCTACTGCAAGGAAATTTCACTGTGCAAATCCATTCAGAACAGCTCAAAGGCATATAACACAAAAAGTCGCTTTCCATATGCAATACATATTACTTCTTGACTTAAACATTAATTTGCTTTAATTACCTataccagggacgcaggtggcgctgtgggtaaaacctcagcgtctaggacttgccgatcgcatggtcggcggttcgaatctccgcggcggggtgagctcccgtcgttcggtcccagctcctgcccacctagcagttcgaaagcactcttaagtgcaagtagataaataggtgccgctttatagcgggaaggtaaacagcgtttccgtgtgctgctctggtgccggttcgccagagcagctttgccacgctggccacgtgacccggaagtgtctgcggacagcgctggctcccggcctctagagtgagatgagcgcacaaccctagagtctgtcaagactggcccgtacaggcaggggtacctttacctatacagtggtgcctcgcaagacaaaaagaatccgttccgcgattgtcttcgtctagcggttttttcgtcttgcgaagcaaccccattagcggcttagcgctattagcggtttagcggctattaaatgcttagcggctgagctgctaaagggctattagcggcttagcggcttagaaaaagggggggagcgggggggaaatggcaagactcgcaagacatttttgtcttgcgaagcaagcccatagggaaattcgtcttgcgaaacaactcaaaaacagaaaaccctttcgtctagcgggttttccgtcttgcgaggcattcgtcttgcggggcaccactgtaccagataAACATTATATTTCACAAATATTTCAGAAAAACTTAAATAGAAATATtttgctgtgctcatctcctAGTATTTTTGCATAAAATACTACCACAATCAAGATCATGAGAGCAAGTGCAAGGGGCTTCCCCTCTTCAGTCCCCTGTGTCAGAAACTCAGGTATACAAGCTAGGCACATAATGGCACCTTGAATCTAGGTtgtggcacctggctaatttcaaacactgtcaGCCCCTCCCCTTTCTAAATCTGCTATGGAGGTCTGTCAACCCTCCAGAGCAACTGATGGGATACAAGGAGCTGAAGAGGGAGTGAGATAGTGCAGAAGAAGGGAAGTATGCTCAATATCAACCATTAATTATTTCAGTTTAGGTATATTAAAATTGCAAGTCTTATCAGTAACCTAATCTAAAATCTGATATTCTTAAAGTTATCTTTTGTAAAGTTTCATTCACTAATTTTCAGATGAGCTTTACATAATTTATTCTCTTGCATTAACTCTCTAGTGGAAACATAGTCAACCAAGATCAAACTTCAATACTTATCAAATGTATCCACGCAAATACACCTCAATCACAGACAGGTATGCATATGAGTTCTTGCAGCTATTTCCTATAAAGTAGAATTTCTGTGCCCTAAACAGCTTTAAAGCAGAAGCATCTTGGCATCAGAAATTGAGGCATCAGAAATAGACTGAAGGGGTCCTAGTGTGTACAAACTTTTGCTGGAACTCAGACTCAAAATCACAGTCCACAGAACTGCTTATCCTTACACTACCCATGAGACaaaatcctattattattattattattcccaaaggtctcagggcagttcactttGGTCTTTTCCAACAACAATTCTCACCAGTCCTCCAGGGGAGAGAGTGGAGGGGGAAcagagaagggggagaagcaAGGTTTGCTGAGGGATCGAGAGGTGAGAAATTTGAACCTGGTCCTCCCAATGGCTAATTTTCGCAACATAATTTGGCAAAAAAGGCACAGGTTAATTCATGTTGATGGGTTAAAACAGTTTTACAGTTTTCTTTGACAGACATCAAGGCTTAAAATTTACTTCTCAATTTACTAAGTTTTAGATTTATGAGTGATATACACAtacaaaggggacgcgggtggcgctgtgggtaaaacctcagcgcctaggacttgccgatcgtcaggtcggcggtttgaatccccgcggcggggtgcgctcccgttgcttggtcccagcgtctgccaacctagcagtttgaaagcactcccgggtgcaagtagataaatagggaccgcttactggcgggaaggtaaacggcgtttccgtgtgtgctgtgctggctcaccagatgcagcttgtcacgctggccacgtgacccggaagtgtctgcggacagcgctggctcccggcctatagagtgagatgagcgcacaaccctagagtctggcaagactggcccgtacgggcaggggtacctttacctttacctttatacacataCAAAGAAACAAGTCATGCTGTTCTTAGCCTAACCAGCATAAGCTTACCTCATCTATAATGTATCACTAGATTCTATCTAAACCATCACTGTATAAACTCAAAGTGTTGAAATCATTACCACTGTCCTCCAGTCACTTGTAATGGAAACATGAACACAGGATATTACATTTCTTTAGCGGTTATCTGCTTCAGTTCAACAACGCTCCATTTTAAAGTGGAACATCTTGTGGAATTATAGACACACAAACTCCATCCAGGCAGAGCCCATGGCAATATGCAACTGGAAGGAATCGATAGCCAATTTTGCTTTTATGGTAATTATTCCCCCCAAGTAACTGCTGTAGAAGAAAACTTCTACCAATGAATGTGAGCAAATGATCCTAATAGGCAACGCTGTCCTGCGATATAGAAAAATATCGGACTGTAAGTGTagctggaaaaaagagaaaaacaaaacccttaTATTTTTGTACAAAGCACATTTTATTTGCAAGGGATAGAAATCAGTGTACCGTATACAAAAATATGGGGCAGCTACCTATACAAAAGTATCGGGCAGTATCCAATAGGGCTGGGCGACGTTagattttcaacattgtgatttaTCATCAGCCAAACATCACGGTTTGGTGATAAACCATGGTACTgaacaagctgcactggctccagcctgggaGGTGCAGGGAAAAACTGCCTCAGCTCCCACCAGTCTGCTACTCACCTGCGGCTACTTAAAACTTCTCCACTGGAGAGTGGGTAGCAGCGGTGGAAAACGGTGACAGAGCCCACACCTCTTCAGTTGAGCAGCCATGCTCCTGCTTGCACATAAGCAGGAGCAGGGCCGGGGGGAGGCACTTTAACGGAGCCCCCAACATACCACTGGCTCGTTTGGGGGCTCCATAaaaaaactgcttggctgaggcaaGGGCAGCGGCgtgctcctcagccaagcagtttaaagAAACTGAGGAAGAAGCTGTATCGGTGTCTCACTGATGCAGCTTGTTTCTTCCTCTGCCAATATGAGGGCAGACCGCAATGGCGGTTTCAGATGGTGGTTTCATTCAGCAGTACATCACTGGTGAAACCGCTGcctctcctgagtccctctgtctGCAGCACCCGTCTACAGCTTTTTCCCCCTCAGTGCACTGGGCACTGGAGGCAGATGGACTCAGGAGCTGCGATGGCTTCACCAGCAATATACTGTACCTTCAGCAACAGTTAATTGGTACTACTTGGCTCAGGGCAAATACACCTATTGTTATGTCTAGGTTCAAGGACATTGGAGTTGAGTTGAGATAAAGGCAATTTGCTCTCAGTTTGGAGCAGGCAGTTGCACTCTGAAGTGAGAGCAATCTGCAGTGAGAGATCAGCAAGGTGGTGGGTAGAACAAAGTGAGAGAATTCTGTTTTTGTACGTAATCCGTCTATCTTTCAAAAAAACCTATCAGTTTTCAACCACAGATGCTTCTGTTACTGTGTGCGACCTCCTCAACAGTCAACAGCTGAGTGAAGCTGTCATGACGGTCTGCCCCTCACACCAGTCCTGGGCGAGATGTCGATATATTGCCCAAGCCTAGTACCAAACTAAACTGCTCCACAGGCACAAGTACTTTGGGCTGTACAATTGAACTTCCCCTCACTATCACACAATGAAACTATGAAATTCACTCCACCAAGATGTTATGGCTCCcaacttggttggctttaaaaggTGATTAGACACATTTTTGGATAACAAAGCCATCAATACTATAAGGATGACTATGATTTATCTCCACTGCAGTATGCCATTCAGGACTAGATGATGGGAATCACAAGTTAGGAcagtgctcacatcctgcttgtccCACAGGCACCTGATTGGGCACTATGGTAACAGGATGCTATAGCAGATGCACCTGTTGGCCTGCTCTAGAAGGGCTTTTTGTAATATCAGAATACTGGAATGGAAAAACTAAATTCAACCTATCTCTGCCCTATAGCATGAAAGAGAAGGAAATAGCTTAGAATTTTGTAGGCTTTCTCCCTTCTCTTAACGTTCCCTTTCCAATGCCTGTTTGGCATTGGGAACTGAAAACAGTGCACAGTGTTCACTACCTTTTGAATAAAGAACCAGTGTAGTCCAAAGTGCAGCAGTCCACTATGTCTGCATAGAGGGCCAAGCCATAAGGGCCAAATGGTCCCACGTGGAAACTTTCTTCTTGGAAAACTGAGTTTCACATCATATGGGCATGTGCTTAACTGCAAATGCTTAATATTTACTTAAGCACAAGAAATTAAAAATGCCACTTGAGCCATCAGAGAAGTATCCAAGAACAAATTGTAAGCACTATCTCAGGTAATGTGAAACAATTATGGGGA
Proteins encoded in this window:
- the AFTPH gene encoding aftiphilin isoform X1, with amino-acid sequence MEPDIIRMYSSSPPPLDNGAEEEDEDEFGDFGGFSDAGSTGAFDFASDYSSSKEEHKPSCNSDYSGSVDGIIAFTTVKEFPLDSNKEKCECRSLGTSLDDIYAEEVKRTGKLESSYSEIIRTDMKVPSQDHQVDSCNGEKQPCPEVLTNGFAALDTANSQEAEDTDGISDSKGLKIISTNSSELSLESIPTTAEDFADFATFSNKQTSLVDETGNKICTNSSEKEVFCVQESNIINGEGESMKKETSDRSCEYGQICISKINLANNEDFKAKEDCTSLEHNAFTSSIHTTVNSVGTTESIGGREECDTGNSKEHTFLRTNDNADTLSLNVGGVQSLGSHPTEENIYDSEIVKNGESDIGHASCSGLNEDDFGDFGTVSNGSLAFTQVSASQEHFQSPSEDISKRSNACGDFTDRSDVHQRSSKGTPQSKEISNKDECCTDDAGSSMTVQPLAELENGNDSEFGDFGLGVKRFPDSDEFSAFSSAGCNQATEWNAFEAEQKESCLWAAFEDEQVVEPHPRKDVWPSDRTGTTFDDEDSVTHTPNSVSVASLHGTSSGKLQDLPASARTKLLSRLERIFEACFPPVTVSEMEEEIAPLNLLLEMGNKPRRTEETLSQRELLDVWTELQDIHDAYGLKYQWGGSLSNKKLLCSLGIDTRNILFTGNKKQPVIVPMYAAGLGMLEPTKEPLKPISAAEKIASIGQTPLASPEMNICTTDQFQESLPPVQFDWSSSGLTNPLDASGGSTLLNLDFFGPVDDSSSSTTTTIPGVDPELYELTTSKLETSNSTSKVTDAFAKLMSTVEKASTSARKPKKEEQLSEEAAKVISSLPDLSFMHAKVLMFPATLTPSTSCQGKVD
- the AFTPH gene encoding aftiphilin isoform X2; translated protein: MEPDIIRMYSSSPPPLDNGAEEEDEDEFGDFGGFSDAGSTGAFDFASDYSSSKEEHKPSCNSDYSGSVDGIIAFTTVKEFPLDSNKEKCECRSLGTSLDDIYAEEVKRTGKLESSYSEIIRTDMKVPSQDHQVDSCNGEKQPCPEVLTNGFAALDTANSQEAEDTDGISDSKGLKIISTNSSELSLESIPTTAEDFADFATFSNKQTSLVDETGNKICTNSSEKEVFCVQESNIINGEGESMKKETSDRSCEYGQICISKINLANNEDFKAKEDCTSLEHNAFTSSIHTTVNSVGTTESIGGREECDTGNSKEHTFLRTNDNADTLSLNVGGVQSLGSHPTEENIYDSEIVKNGESDIGHASCSGLNEDDFGDFGTVSNGSLAFTQVSASQEHFQSPSEDISKRSNACGDFTDRSDVHQRSSKGTPQSKEISNKDECCTDDAGSSMTVQPLAELENGNDSEFGDFGLGVKRFPDSDEFSAFSSAGCNQATEWNAFEAEQKESCLWAAFEDEQVVEPHPRKDVWPSDRTGTTFDDEDSVTHTPNSVSVASLHGTSSGKLQDLPASARTKLLSRLERIFEACFPPVTVSEMEEEIAPLNLLLEMGNKPRRTEETLSQRELLDVWTELQDIHDAYGLKYQWGGSLSNKKLLCSLGIDTRNILFTGNKKQPVIVPMYAAGLGMLEPTKEPLKPISAAEKIASIGQTPLASPEMNICTTDQFQESLPPVQFDWSSSGLTNPLDGVDPELYELTTSKLETSNSTSKVTDAFAKLMSTVEKASTSARKPKKEEQLSEEAAKVISSLPDLSFMHAKVLMFPATLTPSTSCQGKVD